A region of Paenibacillus sp. JNUCC-31 DNA encodes the following proteins:
- a CDS encoding winged helix-turn-helix transcriptional regulator, whose translation MIGGKWKPVILFHLTFGKKRNGELMRLMPAITQKVLTQQLGELMEADIVARISYHQVPPKVEYELTDYGWSLKEILHLMCRWGDMHVEKVYGDRGKILFKLPVSDR comes from the coding sequence GTGATCGGGGGCAAGTGGAAGCCTGTTATTCTATTCCATCTTACGTTTGGCAAGAAACGTAACGGTGAACTGATGCGGTTGATGCCCGCCATTACGCAGAAAGTACTGACTCAGCAGCTGGGTGAATTAATGGAAGCCGACATCGTTGCCCGTATTTCCTATCACCAAGTTCCGCCAAAAGTTGAATATGAGTTGACGGATTATGGATGGAGTCTGAAAGAGATTCTTCATCTGATGTGCAGATGGGGAGATATGCATGTGGAAAAAGTATATGGCGACAGAGGCAAGATCCTGTTCAAGCTGCCGGTTTCAGACCGTTGA